From Flavobacterium alkalisoli, the proteins below share one genomic window:
- a CDS encoding thioredoxin family protein, which yields MKKLLLVLFVALGSVAAKAQEIKWMTFDEAQAAQKKSPKPIFMDVYTDWCGPCKILDKQTFHDPKVIEFISKNYYAVKFNAEGQPDVTYKGKKYSNPGYVEGRKGRNATHEFTRILNLQGYPTMMVFDKKGEIINTIVGLHTPEQLLTALQEE from the coding sequence AAAACTACTTTTAGTACTTTTTGTCGCTTTAGGTTCTGTTGCGGCAAAAGCTCAGGAAATAAAATGGATGACTTTTGATGAAGCTCAGGCAGCACAAAAAAAGTCACCTAAGCCTATTTTTATGGATGTGTATACCGATTGGTGCGGACCATGTAAGATACTTGATAAACAAACTTTTCATGATCCTAAGGTGATTGAGTTTATCAGTAAAAACTATTATGCCGTTAAGTTTAATGCCGAAGGTCAGCCTGATGTAACTTATAAGGGTAAGAAATACTCTAATCCGGGTTATGTGGAAGGCCGCAAAGGAAGAAACGCTACGCATGAGTTTACGCGTATTCTTAACCTTCAGGGTTATCCAACCATGATGGTTTTTGATAAAAAAGGTGAAATAATAAATACTATTGTAGGGCTACATACTCCGGAACAGCTTTTAACCGCTTTACAGGAAGAGTAA
- a CDS encoding ComEC/Rec2 family competence protein, producing the protein MIIACITLFMATGIFTGYYLNLSPITTALFLSLSTVLFVFAYHKSKKQLIQKPHFTISTGLLAFTLGLFSITTHKATYHKNHYSHYLNNNTVIEGTISQRLKPNEFSEKYFLEVCYVNKNQSSGKILISTPKTKPLEVGDKIIITEKPKTIKKSLNPYQFDYAEYMAKQNVFHEVRLNKNCINAGKNKTLDYYIQNLRNTLIKSFDSSHYDKATLNFLNALLLGQRQDLDPVLTETYASAGVMHILAISGLHIAILFYIISFLLKPLHYFHKKGRLLRLILLLSSLWIFAIISGLSPSVVRAVIMFSFISIGQYINRDTHPINSIAVSMLLILVVSPNQLFDVGFQLSYTAVIAIVLFKPLYKNFKPSRYRVINYLLEITLISAIAQVSLLPFCLYYFKQFPGLFILSNAVVIPLTGIILITALLTLALNFTFTQASFITGHILEWLIKAMNTYTSWIASFSSFNFKNIAFTISLSILLGGALICIGCWLFKQTYKRTIAVLTSLLIFQACYLAHRTAINNKEELIVFNSYKEPLIAIKKAKQLIILSNDTLTSSLRAITDYKTANFTPNDTIIPLKNFLSLKEHKILVIDKSNLYPENINPDIIVLTQSPKINLDKILTQLNPKQVVADATNYPYLTELWKATCIKRKIPFHAVAEKGYYIVE; encoded by the coding sequence ATGATAATAGCATGCATTACCCTGTTTATGGCAACCGGAATTTTTACCGGCTATTATCTTAACCTTTCCCCTATAACCACCGCACTATTCTTAAGCCTTTCAACAGTATTATTTGTATTCGCATATCATAAAAGTAAAAAGCAGTTAATCCAAAAACCACATTTTACAATCAGTACCGGGTTATTGGCATTTACACTAGGGCTATTTAGCATAACAACACATAAAGCCACCTACCATAAAAATCATTATTCGCATTACCTTAATAACAATACTGTAATTGAAGGTACCATCTCCCAAAGGCTTAAACCGAATGAGTTCTCTGAAAAGTATTTTTTAGAAGTATGCTATGTAAATAAAAACCAAAGCAGTGGAAAGATTTTAATAAGCACCCCTAAAACAAAACCACTTGAGGTTGGAGATAAAATTATAATTACCGAAAAACCTAAAACCATTAAAAAATCGCTTAATCCCTATCAGTTTGATTATGCGGAATACATGGCAAAGCAAAATGTTTTTCACGAAGTAAGGCTGAACAAAAATTGCATAAATGCAGGGAAGAACAAAACCCTTGACTACTACATTCAAAACCTTAGAAACACCTTAATAAAAAGTTTCGATTCGTCACATTATGACAAGGCAACCTTAAATTTTTTAAATGCATTACTATTAGGACAAAGGCAGGATCTTGATCCTGTTTTAACCGAAACTTATGCATCGGCAGGTGTTATGCATATACTCGCCATATCAGGATTACACATTGCTATCCTGTTCTATATAATCAGTTTTTTATTAAAGCCGCTCCACTATTTCCACAAAAAAGGAAGGTTGCTCAGGCTTATACTGCTATTATCATCACTCTGGATTTTTGCAATAATTTCAGGGTTATCACCATCGGTAGTTAGGGCAGTAATTATGTTCAGTTTTATAAGTATTGGGCAATACATAAACAGGGACACCCACCCTATCAATTCCATTGCTGTTTCTATGCTTCTTATTTTAGTGGTTAGCCCCAACCAACTGTTTGATGTAGGATTCCAGCTGAGCTATACCGCCGTAATTGCAATAGTATTATTTAAACCACTCTATAAGAACTTTAAACCTTCCAGATACAGAGTTATAAATTACCTTTTAGAAATAACACTTATATCTGCAATCGCACAAGTAAGCCTGTTACCGTTTTGTCTTTATTACTTTAAGCAGTTTCCGGGGTTATTTATACTTTCCAATGCTGTAGTTATACCATTAACAGGAATCATATTAATAACAGCCCTGCTTACACTAGCCTTAAACTTTACTTTCACACAGGCATCTTTTATAACAGGACATATATTGGAATGGCTCATTAAAGCGATGAATACCTACACATCATGGATCGCCTCGTTCAGCAGCTTTAACTTTAAAAATATCGCTTTTACAATCAGCCTATCCATTCTTTTAGGAGGAGCATTAATTTGCATTGGCTGCTGGCTATTTAAACAAACTTATAAAAGGACAATAGCGGTTTTGACGAGCCTATTAATTTTCCAGGCATGTTATTTAGCACATAGAACAGCCATTAACAACAAAGAAGAACTGATTGTATTCAACAGCTATAAAGAGCCTCTTATTGCTATTAAAAAAGCAAAACAGCTTATTATATTAAGCAACGACACACTTACATCATCCCTGCGAGCTATTACAGACTACAAAACAGCCAATTTCACACCTAACGACACCATTATACCCCTCAAAAACTTCTTATCGCTTAAAGAGCATAAAATACTGGTAATTGACAAAAGTAACCTATACCCTGAAAATATAAATCCGGATATAATAGTCCTTACTCAATCACCAAAAATAAATCTGGATAAAATACTAACCCAATTAAACCCTAAACAGGTAGTTGCCGATGCGACTAATTATCCCTATTTAACTGAATTGTGGAAAGCGACCTGTATAAAAAGAAAAATCCCTTTTCATGCCGTAGCCGAAAAGGGATATTATATAGTTGAATAA
- a CDS encoding carboxy terminal-processing peptidase encodes MKAILRFMKRNYKILIVVAVLTVALFSFVPRQKQSDPEKDKLLLELITFVIEKGHYDPAAIDDTFSKGVYKDYIEGLDPSKRFFMQSDIDEFSKYELKIDDMIKERDLTFFDLTYTRLLKRIKESEGLYKDILSKPFDYTINETFDADYEHKPYVKSKDELKTRWEKQLKLSVLSSVTDKQKVQDKAAKAFEEKKDKEGEKPETKPFDELEKEAREASLKSLDQYFEFIEDLTRDEWFSIYLNSIAERFDPHTFYFAPDDKEKFDDSMRGSIEGIGARLMKKNDYVEISELIPGGPAWRGKQLEQGDLIMKVAQGEEMPVDIAGMRLEDVVKKIKGPKGTEVRLTVKKVDGTIEVIPITREVVELEETYAKSSVVEKDGLKYGVINLPKFYIDFENKDNRDAAKDVAAEVEKLKQNGVKGIIIDLRDNGGGSLKTVVDMTGLFVPKGPVVQVKTTGKNKEVLEDKDTKVQWDGPLVVLVNNFSASASEIFAAAIQDYNRGLILGSRHTYGKGTVQNVIDLNQFVRGNSMGDLGALKTTTQKFYRINGGSTQREGVYSDIIMPDRYAYLEMGERDSENAMPWDKIDAASFTRFNNNFDLVIANSKDRISKNDQFKLIDENAKWIEAKKDDTKFDLNIDKFKAEIAKTEEITKKFKAISDYKNSLQFEPLPQEKTAFEKDPAAAEKKQRWYESLSKDVYVEEALNVLEDMQPKAAKTVSLNKKEKPIKTR; translated from the coding sequence ATGAAAGCCATTTTGAGATTTATGAAAAGAAATTATAAGATACTTATAGTTGTTGCTGTACTAACAGTAGCACTATTTAGTTTTGTGCCAAGACAGAAACAGTCAGATCCCGAAAAAGATAAATTACTACTTGAACTTATAACATTTGTTATTGAGAAAGGTCATTATGACCCTGCTGCAATAGATGATACTTTTTCTAAAGGAGTATATAAAGATTATATAGAGGGGCTTGATCCTTCAAAACGTTTCTTCATGCAGTCGGATATTGATGAGTTCTCTAAATATGAGCTTAAGATTGATGATATGATTAAGGAGAGAGACCTTACTTTTTTTGATCTTACCTATACAAGACTGCTTAAAAGGATAAAAGAATCGGAAGGCCTTTATAAGGATATACTAAGCAAACCTTTTGATTATACTATAAATGAGACTTTTGATGCCGACTATGAGCACAAACCTTACGTAAAAAGCAAGGATGAGCTTAAAACGCGTTGGGAAAAACAACTTAAGCTTTCGGTATTATCATCTGTAACTGATAAACAGAAAGTTCAGGATAAGGCAGCAAAGGCTTTTGAAGAGAAAAAAGACAAAGAAGGCGAGAAACCTGAAACAAAACCATTTGATGAACTTGAGAAAGAAGCTCGTGAGGCGAGTTTAAAATCGCTGGATCAATACTTTGAGTTTATTGAAGATCTTACACGCGATGAATGGTTCAGTATATACCTTAATTCTATCGCTGAAAGATTTGACCCGCATACATTCTACTTTGCTCCGGATGATAAGGAAAAATTTGATGACAGTATGAGAGGTTCTATTGAAGGTATAGGGGCAAGGTTAATGAAGAAAAATGACTACGTAGAGATATCGGAACTTATACCTGGCGGACCGGCATGGAGAGGTAAACAGCTTGAGCAGGGAGACCTTATCATGAAAGTTGCCCAAGGTGAGGAAATGCCTGTTGATATTGCAGGTATGCGTCTTGAAGATGTGGTTAAGAAAATTAAAGGGCCTAAAGGTACCGAAGTTAGACTTACAGTTAAGAAAGTTGACGGTACTATTGAGGTTATACCAATAACAAGAGAGGTGGTTGAACTGGAAGAGACTTATGCCAAATCAAGCGTTGTTGAAAAAGACGGATTAAAATATGGTGTTATCAACCTGCCTAAGTTCTATATCGACTTTGAGAACAAAGACAATCGTGATGCTGCTAAAGATGTAGCAGCAGAAGTTGAAAAACTTAAACAAAACGGTGTAAAAGGTATTATTATCGATCTTAGGGATAACGGCGGAGGTTCGCTTAAAACTGTTGTAGATATGACAGGACTGTTTGTTCCTAAAGGGCCTGTTGTTCAGGTTAAGACTACCGGAAAAAATAAAGAAGTTCTTGAAGATAAGGATACTAAAGTGCAGTGGGACGGACCGCTTGTGGTATTGGTAAATAATTTCTCAGCTTCGGCTTCAGAGATTTTTGCAGCTGCAATTCAGGATTACAACCGAGGACTTATTTTAGGAAGCAGACATACGTATGGTAAAGGTACTGTTCAAAATGTAATAGACCTTAATCAGTTTGTTAGAGGTAACTCTATGGGCGATTTAGGGGCATTAAAAACCACTACTCAAAAGTTCTATCGTATTAACGGTGGTTCTACTCAAAGAGAAGGTGTTTACAGTGATATTATTATGCCGGACAGGTATGCTTATCTTGAAATGGGAGAGCGCGATTCAGAGAACGCAATGCCATGGGATAAAATAGATGCAGCTTCATTTACACGTTTCAATAACAATTTCGATCTTGTTATAGCAAACAGTAAAGACAGGATTTCTAAAAATGATCAGTTTAAGCTAATAGATGAAAATGCTAAATGGATTGAAGCTAAAAAAGACGATACTAAATTTGATCTAAACATAGACAAGTTCAAAGCTGAAATTGCCAAAACTGAGGAGATAACTAAAAAGTTCAAAGCTATATCTGATTATAAAAACAGTTTACAGTTTGAACCACTGCCGCAGGAAAAAACTGCTTTTGAAAAAGACCCTGCCGCTGCAGAGAAAAAACAAAGATGGTATGAAAGTCTTTCTAAGGATGTATATGTAGAGGAAGCACTAAACGTACTTGAGGATATGCAGCCTAAAGCTGCCAAAACAGTATCTTTAAACAAAAAAGAAAAGCCTATTAAAACCAGATAA
- a CDS encoding thioredoxin family protein, with protein MKKILLALFILLGSYAVQAQELEWHTDINKAIKLSQDTKKPLLLFFTGSDWCGWCMKLQKDVFKTSDFGKWAKDNAVLVELDFPRRLSQSVELKQQNYSLQNSFGVRAYPTVWLVDASTKGDDGKPLLKKMGRLGYEKTSKIWLDKANEIVSLYSKNQKQ; from the coding sequence ATGAAAAAAATACTTTTAGCACTTTTCATACTATTAGGTTCTTATGCTGTCCAAGCGCAGGAATTAGAATGGCATACCGATATCAATAAGGCTATTAAGCTTTCTCAGGATACAAAAAAGCCTTTGCTTTTATTCTTTACAGGGAGTGATTGGTGCGGATGGTGTATGAAACTTCAGAAAGATGTTTTTAAAACCAGCGATTTTGGTAAATGGGCGAAGGATAATGCAGTTTTGGTTGAACTTGATTTTCCTCGTCGGTTATCACAGTCAGTAGAACTGAAGCAGCAAAACTATTCATTGCAGAATTCATTTGGTGTGCGAGCTTATCCAACGGTTTGGTTGGTTGATGCAAGTACTAAAGGTGATGATGGAAAACCTTTACTTAAAAAAATGGGAAGGCTGGGCTATGAGAAGACTTCTAAAATATGGCTTGATAAAGCTAACGAGATAGTAAGTTTATACAGCAAGAATCAGAAACAATAA
- the rodA gene encoding rod shape-determining protein RodA, which yields MKNQSVINNIDWPLVLLYAALVVLGWMTIYSASLPLEETSIFDLGQIYGKQMLFIMMSIPLISVILSLDAKIYEKYSLIFYILTLILLAGLFVAGKTIKGQTNWYAFGGFSIQPSEFAKIGTALILSKYLSDVQINLKNTNHQLIAFGILALPIMLIMLQPDAGSAMIFASFVLVLHREGLPAWYLWTGFLAIVLFLAALLIKFQFLFIYIVAGVIIHYVLTRRARRNIILYGISLVAMIGFSYSVDYVFENVLEDHQKDRINVLFDKNVNQKAEGYNLNQSMIAIGSGSWLGKGYLEGTQTKGGFVPEQHTDYIFTTVGEEWGFTGAIVVIILFVALLLRILYLAERQKSRFSRTYGYCVVAILFMHFFVNIAMLIKLFPTIGVPLPFFSYGGSSLFAFTTLLFIFIKLDANKVNEW from the coding sequence ATGAAGAATCAAAGCGTTATAAATAATATAGACTGGCCTTTGGTATTACTATATGCAGCATTAGTAGTATTGGGTTGGATGACTATTTATTCCGCTTCGTTACCGCTGGAAGAGACCTCTATTTTTGACCTTGGACAGATTTATGGTAAGCAGATGCTTTTCATTATGATGAGCATTCCTTTAATAAGCGTTATACTCTCGCTGGACGCCAAGATATATGAAAAGTATTCCCTCATCTTCTATATCCTCACACTCATACTCCTCGCGGGATTATTTGTAGCCGGTAAAACCATCAAGGGACAAACCAACTGGTATGCTTTTGGCGGGTTTAGTATACAGCCCTCTGAGTTTGCTAAGATTGGCACTGCACTTATCCTTTCCAAATACCTGAGCGATGTACAGATAAACCTTAAAAACACAAACCATCAACTTATCGCATTTGGTATCCTTGCTTTACCGATAATGCTTATAATGTTGCAGCCGGATGCCGGTAGTGCAATGATATTTGCTTCGTTTGTACTGGTACTGCACCGTGAAGGCTTGCCTGCCTGGTATTTATGGACAGGATTTTTGGCTATAGTACTTTTCCTGGCTGCATTACTTATTAAGTTCCAGTTCCTGTTTATTTATATAGTGGCAGGAGTTATTATACATTATGTACTTACCCGAAGGGCGAGACGAAATATTATACTTTACGGAATTTCGCTTGTAGCGATGATAGGTTTCTCCTATTCGGTAGACTATGTATTTGAAAACGTGCTTGAGGATCACCAAAAAGACCGTATTAATGTACTTTTTGACAAGAATGTAAATCAAAAGGCCGAAGGATACAACCTTAACCAGTCTATGATTGCTATTGGTTCAGGATCATGGCTTGGCAAAGGATATCTTGAAGGAACACAAACAAAAGGAGGCTTTGTGCCTGAACAGCACACCGATTATATTTTTACTACTGTAGGTGAAGAATGGGGCTTTACAGGTGCAATTGTAGTAATTATTCTATTTGTGGCATTATTACTTCGTATATTATACCTCGCTGAACGGCAAAAATCGCGCTTTAGCCGAACGTATGGCTATTGTGTGGTAGCAATACTCTTTATGCACTTTTTTGTAAATATAGCAATGCTTATTAAGCTTTTCCCTACTATTGGAGTACCTCTTCCATTTTTCTCTTATGGAGGATCGAGCTTATTTGCCTTTACAACGCTGTTATTTATATTTATAAAACTGGATGCCAATAAGGTGAATGAGTGGTAG
- the surE gene encoding 5'/3'-nucleotidase SurE: MKKKPLILVTNDDGISAPGIRALISVMKEIGEVVVVAPDSPQSATGHAITINNTLFINKIDIDPDVEAEYSCSGTPVDCVKFAVNEILKRKPDLCVSGVNHGSNSSINVIYSGTMSAAVEAGIEGIPAIGFSLLDYNWNADFEPAKPFIKKITQQVLDSGLPEGVILNVNFPKLKEKEIKGMKVCRQAKAMWMEEFDKRQNPQGRDYYWLTGKFVNLDNGEDTDEWALKNGYISVVPVQFDLTAHHAIQQLNSWKL, from the coding sequence ATGAAGAAAAAACCGCTTATACTGGTTACCAATGACGACGGTATTTCTGCACCCGGCATACGTGCACTTATTTCGGTAATGAAAGAGATTGGGGAAGTTGTGGTGGTAGCACCCGATAGTCCGCAATCGGCCACAGGACATGCCATAACCATAAACAACACGCTGTTTATTAATAAGATAGACATCGACCCGGATGTAGAAGCCGAATACAGTTGCTCTGGCACGCCTGTAGACTGCGTTAAGTTTGCCGTTAACGAAATTCTTAAACGCAAGCCCGATTTATGTGTTTCAGGGGTTAATCACGGCTCCAACTCTTCAATAAATGTTATTTACTCCGGCACTATGAGTGCCGCGGTTGAAGCAGGTATAGAAGGTATACCGGCCATAGGCTTTTCTTTATTGGATTATAACTGGAATGCCGATTTTGAACCCGCAAAACCTTTTATAAAAAAGATAACCCAACAGGTTTTAGACAGCGGACTTCCCGAAGGAGTTATACTTAACGTAAACTTCCCGAAGCTTAAGGAAAAAGAAATAAAAGGTATGAAAGTTTGCCGACAGGCAAAAGCCATGTGGATGGAAGAATTTGACAAAAGGCAAAATCCGCAGGGACGCGATTATTACTGGCTAACAGGTAAATTTGTAAACCTTGACAATGGTGAAGATACCGACGAATGGGCACTTAAAAACGGATACATATCTGTTGTTCCCGTTCAGTTTGACCTTACCGCACATCATGCTATACAACAACTTAATTCATGGAAATTATAA
- the lpxB gene encoding lipid-A-disaccharide synthase: protein MKYYIIAGEASGDLHGSNLMKELYKQDPEAEIHFWGGDLMQQTGGTLVKHYRDLAFMGFAEVVQNLRTILGNIKFCKQDIESFKPDVIIFIDYPGFNMRIAKWAKEKGYKTHYYISPQIWAWKENRIKAIKRDVDHMYIILPFEKDFYENKHQFAVEFVGHPLIDAIQNRKATDPEQFRKENNLDDKPVIALLPGSRKQEISKMLSEMLSVVNDFPDYQFVIAGAPSQDYEFYQQFLKNSNVHFISNKTYDLLSIAHAALVTSGTATLETALFKVPEVVCYKGNWISYQIAKRIITLKYISLVNLIMDREVVKELIQDDCNRKNIKKELEKILNPEHRKQVLEDYNILEEKLGGSGASQKTAQLILQHLTKA, encoded by the coding sequence ATGAAATATTACATAATTGCAGGAGAAGCTTCGGGTGATTTACACGGCTCCAACCTTATGAAGGAACTATACAAACAGGATCCTGAGGCAGAAATACACTTTTGGGGCGGAGACCTTATGCAGCAAACCGGAGGCACACTGGTAAAGCACTATCGTGATCTTGCATTTATGGGCTTTGCAGAAGTAGTGCAAAACCTGCGTACTATTTTAGGCAACATTAAGTTTTGCAAGCAGGATATAGAATCCTTTAAGCCCGATGTAATTATTTTTATTGATTATCCCGGCTTTAACATGCGTATTGCAAAATGGGCAAAAGAAAAAGGTTATAAAACACATTACTACATTTCACCACAAATATGGGCCTGGAAAGAAAACAGGATAAAAGCCATAAAAAGGGATGTAGACCATATGTATATCATCCTTCCGTTTGAAAAGGATTTTTACGAAAACAAACACCAGTTTGCCGTTGAATTTGTAGGCCATCCGCTTATAGACGCCATACAAAACAGAAAAGCAACCGATCCCGAACAGTTCAGAAAAGAAAACAATCTTGACGATAAGCCTGTAATCGCATTACTTCCCGGAAGCCGTAAACAGGAAATATCTAAAATGCTAAGCGAAATGCTGTCGGTAGTAAATGATTTTCCAGACTATCAGTTTGTAATCGCCGGAGCACCATCACAGGATTATGAATTCTATCAGCAGTTTCTAAAAAACAGCAATGTTCATTTTATAAGCAATAAAACTTACGACCTGCTTAGCATTGCACATGCTGCATTAGTTACATCAGGCACTGCCACACTGGAAACAGCCTTATTTAAAGTACCTGAGGTGGTTTGCTATAAAGGAAACTGGATTTCTTATCAAATCGCCAAACGTATTATTACACTTAAATACATATCACTGGTTAACCTTATAATGGACCGTGAAGTGGTGAAAGAACTTATTCAGGACGACTGCAACCGTAAAAACATTAAAAAGGAACTGGAGAAGATACTTAACCCTGAACACCGAAAACAAGTACTTGAAGACTATAATATTTTAGAGGAAAAACTGGGCGGCAGCGGGGCTAGCCAAAAAACCGCACAATTAATACTGCAACATTTAACCAAGGCATAA
- a CDS encoding C40 family peptidase, producing the protein MKNLLPIYLLAMMMISCKASSQIITSKEEAKQKGVYSYSDTDKETSLNTAGGGSSSKKKNKKNKKSEPVAKKTNKASESEIVLDNTEYDYTTTLNPGNYLQNQIVFNALEYNGVKYKTGGTTKDGMDCSGLVFTTFKIFDISLPRSSHEQAKIGNTIKLSEVKTGDLLFFKNNPRRNVINHVGLVISTDNGDIQFIHSTLSLGVVISSMSEDYYKRTFVQANRVIK; encoded by the coding sequence TTGAAAAACCTTTTACCTATATACCTGTTAGCCATGATGATGATTTCCTGTAAAGCATCATCTCAGATAATAACATCTAAAGAAGAGGCAAAACAAAAAGGCGTTTATTCGTATAGTGATACCGATAAAGAGACTTCTCTTAATACTGCAGGAGGCGGCAGTTCTTCCAAAAAGAAAAACAAGAAGAATAAAAAATCAGAGCCCGTTGCTAAAAAAACCAATAAGGCATCTGAAAGTGAAATTGTACTGGACAATACCGAGTACGATTATACCACTACCCTAAATCCGGGTAACTACCTGCAAAACCAGATTGTTTTTAATGCTTTGGAATACAATGGAGTAAAATACAAAACAGGTGGAACAACCAAAGATGGAATGGACTGTTCCGGACTTGTATTTACAACATTCAAAATTTTTGACATCAGCCTTCCCAGAAGTTCTCATGAGCAGGCTAAAATAGGAAACACCATAAAACTATCTGAAGTTAAAACCGGCGATCTGCTTTTCTTTAAGAACAATCCCCGAAGAAACGTTATTAACCACGTAGGGCTTGTAATATCTACCGACAACGGAGATATTCAGTTTATCCACTCTACCCTTAGCCTTGGGGTTGTAATATCTTCTATGAGTGAGGATTATTACAAAAGGACATTTGTTCAGGCAAACAGGGTTATTAAATAA
- a CDS encoding ABC transporter permease: MNKNNQSLTGLALQKFRKNFWGVLSLSFIVILMFIALFAYALAPDKTKNANWGDLSIHSKPPGFTVQMLTLPVSGKTEETHLSDYFTGKDFVQPKVTILDYEIKGDSLTYTEYATDADLAVTKTVPLTIFGTKDAEKIKADFIKEQKFILGTDSQGRDLLSRLLVGSRVSISIGFVAVLISLIVGIFFGAIAGYFGGKVDAFVMWLVNIIWSIPTLLLVIAITLALGKGFWQVFVAVGLTMWVEVARVVRGQVMSIKQMQFVTAARALGYNNGRIIFNHILPNSMAPVIVISAANFASAILVESGLSFLGLGAQPPIPSWGGMIKDHYNYIILGKPYLALVPGIAMLLLVLAFMMVGNALRDALDVKAE, encoded by the coding sequence ATGAATAAAAATAATCAATCCCTTACAGGCTTAGCGCTCCAAAAGTTCAGGAAGAACTTTTGGGGCGTTTTAAGTTTGTCGTTTATTGTAATTCTTATGTTTATCGCGTTGTTTGCCTATGCGCTGGCACCCGATAAAACAAAAAATGCAAACTGGGGTGATCTTTCCATTCACTCCAAACCACCCGGCTTTACAGTGCAGATGCTTACGCTTCCTGTTTCCGGTAAAACTGAGGAAACACATTTAAGCGATTACTTTACGGGGAAGGATTTTGTACAGCCCAAAGTCACCATTTTAGATTACGAAATAAAAGGGGATAGCCTTACCTATACAGAATATGCTACCGATGCCGATCTGGCTGTTACTAAAACAGTCCCTCTAACAATATTTGGAACTAAGGATGCCGAAAAAATAAAAGCTGATTTTATAAAAGAGCAAAAGTTTATTTTGGGAACAGATAGCCAGGGGAGGGATTTGCTTAGCAGGCTCCTCGTGGGTTCAAGGGTTTCCATTTCCATAGGTTTTGTAGCCGTGCTTATATCGCTCATAGTCGGAATATTTTTTGGAGCTATAGCCGGTTATTTTGGAGGTAAGGTAGATGCTTTTGTAATGTGGCTGGTAAATATTATATGGTCCATACCTACACTACTTCTGGTAATTGCCATTACCCTTGCGTTGGGTAAAGGTTTCTGGCAGGTATTTGTTGCTGTGGGACTAACTATGTGGGTAGAGGTTGCCCGTGTAGTTAGGGGGCAGGTTATGAGTATAAAACAAATGCAGTTTGTAACAGCAGCAAGGGCTTTAGGATATAATAACGGAAGAATAATCTTTAACCATATACTGCCTAATAGCATGGCACCGGTAATTGTTATCTCGGCGGCAAATTTTGCCTCTGCCATTCTTGTAGAAAGCGGACTTAGCTTCTTAGGGCTTGGTGCGCAGCCACCTATTCCAAGTTGGGGAGGGATGATTAAAGACCACTACAACTATATTATTTTAGGCAAACCTTATCTGGCACTGGTTCCCGGAATCGCGATGCTTCTATTGGTTCTGGCCTTTATGATGGTAGGTAATGCCTTAAGGGATGCCCTCGATGTTAAGGCTGAATAA